Proteins encoded together in one Campylobacter concisus window:
- a CDS encoding sodium-dependent transporter, producing MSKKNFSSRWAFILASVGSAVGMANVWGFPYKLGTNGGGAFLLIYIFFVALFSYVGLSAEYAIGRRAKTGTLGSYKFAWQSRNLGVIGSIVGWLPLAGSLCIAIGYAVIIAYVLKALTQALTGSFMSVDTNVWFNSFALHEYSVLPYHFIVIVGTLLTLFFGAKSIEKTNKIMMPLFFVLFAILAINVAMLPNAFEGYKFLFIPDFSKLEDPMVWVTAMGQAFFSLSITGSGMIVYGAYLSKNEDVVASAKTTAFFDTLAALVAALVMIPAVFAYAMDPAEGPKLLFVTLPKILQNMIGGQIFAIILFTAVIFGGITSLQNMFEVVAESLMHKFPRLSRFWVLVLLCVVCFGFGAFMEPISSWGPWMDFVSIYIIPIGAVIGAISWFWIIKKDEILDEVNSGANKTYGSFWYFVGKFIYVPIAFLLCIIAISKGISF from the coding sequence TCCTTACAAGCTTGGTACAAATGGTGGTGGAGCGTTTTTACTCATCTACATCTTTTTCGTAGCGCTTTTTTCTTACGTTGGTTTAAGCGCTGAGTATGCGATCGGCAGACGCGCAAAGACTGGCACACTAGGATCATATAAATTTGCTTGGCAGAGTAGAAATTTAGGCGTCATCGGCAGTATCGTCGGCTGGCTCCCACTTGCTGGCTCGCTTTGCATAGCCATCGGCTACGCTGTCATCATCGCTTACGTGCTAAAAGCCCTTACACAGGCACTTACTGGCTCATTTATGAGCGTTGATACAAATGTTTGGTTTAACTCATTTGCACTTCATGAGTACTCGGTCCTGCCATATCACTTTATAGTCATCGTTGGCACGCTTCTTACGCTATTTTTTGGAGCAAAAAGCATCGAAAAGACTAATAAAATCATGATGCCACTATTTTTCGTGTTATTTGCCATTTTGGCTATAAATGTCGCGATGCTTCCAAACGCATTTGAGGGGTATAAATTTCTATTTATCCCTGATTTTAGCAAGCTTGAAGATCCGATGGTGTGGGTCACAGCGATGGGTCAAGCCTTTTTCTCGCTCTCTATCACGGGATCAGGCATGATAGTTTATGGAGCATATCTTTCAAAGAACGAAGACGTCGTTGCAAGTGCAAAAACTACGGCATTTTTTGACACGCTTGCAGCCCTTGTGGCAGCGCTTGTCATGATCCCAGCGGTCTTTGCCTACGCTATGGATCCAGCTGAGGGGCCAAAGCTACTTTTCGTAACGCTTCCTAAAATTTTGCAAAATATGATCGGCGGTCAAATTTTTGCGATCATACTATTTACCGCAGTCATCTTTGGCGGTATCACTTCGCTTCAAAATATGTTTGAGGTGGTCGCTGAGTCACTCATGCATAAATTCCCACGCCTTAGTAGATTTTGGGTGCTTGTGCTACTTTGCGTGGTTTGCTTTGGCTTTGGAGCGTTTATGGAGCCTATTAGCAGTTGGGGACCTTGGATGGATTTTGTCTCTATCTACATCATCCCGATCGGCGCAGTCATAGGCGCAATATCTTGGTTTTGGATCATCAAAAAAGATGAAATTTTAGACGAGGTAAATTCAGGAGCAAATAAAACTTACGGCTCATTTTGGTACTTTGTGGGTAAATTTATCTATGTACCAATAGCCTTTTTACTCTGCATCATCGCCATTAGCAAGGGAATTTCTTTTTAA
- a CDS encoding DUF411 domain-containing protein, giving the protein MKKFAFLALSLCATLALAADMKVYKSPTCGCCGNWASAMQKAGFSEETIKVDDLVKVKKEFHVPLELSSCHTAIVDGYVIEGHVPADEVKRLLELKPKDAVGIAVPGMPMESQGMEQGGKAEQYDVILFKKDGSQEVFATYIGSKKLK; this is encoded by the coding sequence ATGAAGAAATTTGCATTTTTAGCTCTTAGCCTTTGTGCGACCTTAGCACTTGCGGCCGATATGAAGGTCTATAAAAGCCCAACTTGCGGTTGTTGTGGCAACTGGGCGAGTGCTATGCAAAAGGCTGGCTTTAGCGAAGAGACCATAAAAGTAGATGACTTGGTCAAGGTCAAAAAAGAATTTCACGTGCCACTAGAGCTTTCAAGCTGCCACACAGCTATCGTTGATGGCTACGTCATCGAGGGTCACGTGCCAGCTGATGAGGTCAAGCGCCTGCTGGAGCTTAAACCAAAAGATGCCGTTGGTATCGCAGTGCCTGGCATGCCGATGGAGAGTCAGGGTATGGAGCAAGGCGGCAAAGCCGAGCAATACGACGTCATACTCTTTAAAAAAGATGGCTCACAAGAGGTCTTTGCTACTTACATCGGCTCTAAAAAGCTAAAATAA